Genomic DNA from Alicyclobacillus fastidiosus:
CTTGTCAGCCATTTGGGACGGGTTCCATCTGGAGTGAGATCCAGAAACAGGGACTCATCTTTTGTCAGCCAGTTTTGCGTGCGTGCGTCAAAATATTGACGAATCGCTTCAATACATGATTTCACCGCACCACACCTCACAGTTTAATGCTGCATTCTATGACAAACGCCGTGACTTGTGCTTGTTCATCTAGGTCGCTCATGAAACCGGAAACGAATTATGCTATACTACTCCGTGGAGCGCTGTTCTGTATGATGAGACAGAGGGGGAGCCATGTTTGGCGGACAATATCACCACATCGACGACAGTCCGCTCAGTTGAAAGAGCGCTAGACATCCTACTCTGTTTTGCAAAATCCCCGCGCGAATTGAGCCTGAGTGAAATTGCGCGCGAGGTTGGTCTGCACAAGAGTACGGCCCATCGCCTGCTGCTGTCGCTACAGACAAAGGGGTTTGTTCGCAAACAGCCGGGATCGGACAAATACATATTGGGCTGGAGTGTGCTCGAACTCCTCGGGAATGTGTACCTGTCAGACGAGTTGACGACGTTGGCCTTGCCTGAAATGACCAACTTGCGGGATGTCACTGGCGAAACCGTGAGCCTGTATATTCGGTCTGGTATCGAACGCATTCGCGTTCAGGCCGTCGAGAGCAACGAACCAATTCGCAACGTGGTCGCCATTGGCAAGAAATATCCGCTGTACATTGGCGCATCCGGAAAAGTCCTATTGGCATTTGCAGACGAAGCGCTTGTCGAAGAGGTTTTCTTGCGGGAACAAATCCCACTCGACTTCGCGCGTGAGGATTTGTTGCGCCAGTTGGACAAAATACGCATAGATGGTTATGCCGTTAGCATCCAGGAACGGGATAATGGCGCTGCTGCCATTGCCGCCCCTGTATTTGGCCGCAATCATGAATGTATCGCTGCATTATCCATTTCCGGACCTGTTTCTCGATTTACAGTCGACAAGATGAACCAATTTGTCGACGCCCTGTGTACATCGGCGGCCTGGCTCGCAAAGAGGCTCTCCCACTAAGTGTTTGTGCGAATCAACCTGCTTGGCACTCGAATTCCACATGCACCAGCGCAAAAGTGAAGAAGTTGAGGTGAAAGGCATGTCTAAACCAACCATCGTCGTGATGGAAGGCGACCAAACGGGTCAGGAGTTACTCGAGCAGGCCTTGCGCGTGCTCTCCCCAGACGTGACTGGCTATGACGTCGCGTTTCAACGTTTTGACCTGAGCCTGGAAAACCGGCGCAAGACGAACAACCAAGTGGTTTATGAAGCAGCAGCCGCGATGCGGGAAAGTGGCTTGGGCCTGAAAGCTGCCACGATCACGCCGGAGACCAAAGGCGACGTCGGCAGCCCGAACGCGATTTTGCGAAAAGAGATCAACGGCACTGTCATCGTGCGCACAGGCCGCCGCATCCCTGGTATCGCGCCCCCGGTTGGCGTCTACTCCCCAATCTCCGTCGTCCGCATGGCTGTAGATGACGCCTATGGAGCTAAGGAGTGGCGAGAAGAGACCGAGGACGGCGAATACGCATTCCGCACGGAGAAAATCTCTCGCGCCGTTTGTAAAGGCGTGGCCAAATACGCATTCCAACACGCAAAGCGCTTGAACGCAAAGGTGTTCGGGGGTCCAAAATTCACCGTAAGCCCGATTTACGAGGGTATGTTCAAGGAAGAATTGGACGCTGCAGCAAAGCAGTACTCAGACGTGGAGTACGATCCGCAACTCATCGATGCCACCTACGCCTTGTTGCTCGTCAAAGCGGGTGAGCCACTGGTGATCCCGGCTCTCAATCGCGACGGGGATTGTCTGTCTGACTTGGTGCTGCAGATGTTCGGCTCCATCGCCGGATCGGAATCGATGTTGTTGGCACTCGACGACGACTTCCGTCCGAATGTCATTATGGCAGAAGCCCCACACGGTACGGCGCCAAGTCTGTTCGGAAAGAACATCGCCAACCCGATGGCCATGATTTTGGCTGGCGCAGCACTGCTTGGCTATCAAGACGACAAGCACGCGCAATCCGTCTCACGCGCTATCTACGAAAGTACGCTAGAGGCGATCATGGAAGGTACTCGCACGTCCGATCTTGGTGGCAGTTCGACGACGACCGAATTCACCGATGAAGTTATCCGCCGCATTCGGACAAAACTCGAAGTTTGGAGCACATTCGGCGACGGAATGTAATCGTGACGCCACGATACAAAGGTCCAGAGCCCGAAGGGCAGGTCGAATACGACCTCGTTCTCCGGGCTCTTTTTGATTTGACGGCGTTTGCGGGCATGTGCCCAGCCGATTTACTGCAGGCAGGAATAGGCTAATGTCATCTAATCCTTCGTTAGGTGATGGTGATGACAAAACGACAAAAGATGCCAGACTGGTTTGAGGGGATAGCCGCAGAGTTCCTGAAGCCGCCCTATTTTCTACAGGCCCAATTCGAAGCGAAGTCGAACGGTAGTAACACAGCTACGGCGCAGGCCACCCAAGACGCTCCAGCGCGATCATTCGAGCCGCGCTCCGGCTATGGACAACGCGAGCCGTCTACGGATAGCCTTCGTCACGCGTCCGGCGACGGGATCTCGAACGACGATGACACGCCAGCAACCGTTCGCCAGAGCCGCCCAGCCGTCCGCCAAGTGCGACCACCGGCGACGCGCTCTGGACGCACTGCGACTGCCTCGGGCACCAGCTATCCGGTGGTGCCAGCGACTGTGCTCGAACGCTATCCAATCGATGTGAACCACCGGGAACAGCTTCCCGATATTCTGCGCGTCGTCACCGACGACGAACAGCGATATGCAGTCAAACGAACCACGATCTCGCTGCCCCGCGTTTGGTTTATCCATAAGATGTTGAGATACGCGCAAAAACAGGGATTCACCCGCTATAGCAAGCTGTTGCTGACCAAAAAAAAGTCGCCTGGAGTGGTATATGACGGAAACGTGTACTACGCCACGGAGTGGATTGATGGACAACCCGCGAATTTCGCTTCCGCCGAACATGTCGCGCAAACGGCCTATGCTCTTGCACAATTCCACGAAGCGACGCGAGGTTTTACATCGGAGAAATTCGTGCCAGAAGACGCATTTAATCTGTTGGAGTTGACGCAACAGCGCAATCGGGATCTGCGCCAGCTCCTGTACCGCGCCGAGGCGAAGAAAGACAAGGATGAATTCGATCAGCTCTTTGTATCGTTGAAATCAGCTTTGCAGGACGACGCGGCAGAGAGCCTTCAGTTGTTGCAACAAGGCGAGTGCGTGGCATTTTTAAGCCATGACAAAACGAACCCGGGCATCGGACACCTCGACGTCATTCCTGGGAACTGTCTGTACGCACCCGACCACAATGTGCACCTCATCGACTTTGAATTGTCGACCTTCGCACCGCGGGTTCTCGACATGGGTCACCTCTTGCGTCGGAGCCTGCAGACGAACCATTGGAGTGGAGATATCGCTTACGCGTGTTTTCTCCATTTCGACACGGTGAAGTCGATACCGAAGGTGGAGTATCGACTGGTTGAGGCTCTGTTGAAGTTCCCGTATCGCGCTTGGCGCTTAGCCCACACTCGCTACCACTTCTTCAAAGATCCTGCGCAAGTGGACGATCTGCTGGCATACGCAGACCAAGAGGCTCGTCGACAATCATTCTTAAAGTCATTCACGGACCAAGTCCGAAGTCTGTCGACAGGCGACGACTGACTGCTCGTGACGAAGCAAAGAGGCTTTTAGATCAGTCTCACTCCCCGCGTAGCCCACTAACGCACCGTTCGCTCCAATGACGCGGTGACACGGAATCACCACCGCAATGCGGTTCGCTCGGTTGGCCTGCCCAACTGCGCGAACCGCGAGCGGGTTGCCAATTTGAAGCGCCAATTCGCGGTAGGACCAAGTCTGACCGTACGGGATGGAGCGAAGTCCAGCCCAGACTGCTTCTTGAAACGGGGTTCCGTGGTACACGAGTGGCACTTGAAACTGGACCTCACCGCGATAAAAGTACGCATGCAGTTCCGCTTCTGCCTGGTCGGCAAACGCACGCGTGCGCTCCCCCGCTTTCAGCTTGTCCAAAAGCGCCTCAAACGGATGGAGTGTCCCCCAACTGGCATACATCAAACCTTTTTCACAAGCGATGATAGAGAATGGACCGAACGGGGTATCAATAGTTCGTCCGCACGCCTCAGCGACAGCCATCTTGAAAATGCTTCGTTCAATCGCGTTCATTACAGGCCTCCAGTGCATTTCGCAATTCTTCTCGAACGGCGTCATCGCCTTCCACCTCAAACGCTGTGAAGAGCGCGCGCAATGCCTCCGGGCCGCCTAGTTTACCAAGTGCCCACGCCGCACTCGCCCGCAACTCCGTACGCTCACTCGTCAAAAACGGAACCAACTCCGGCACTGCTCCGCGAACCCCTGTGTTGCCGAGCGCGATCAACGCATTGCGTTGAAGGGTGCGAAGCCCTCGCCACGCCATCGCCGTGTGCCCGAACTTGCGCATGAACTGCCGATTCGACATGTGCAGAAGCTCGACAAGATCAGGATACGCTAACTCGTCACTCGGCCCAAATGCATCGACCCGCGACGGCTCCACATCTCGATTGAACGGACATGTCGACTGGCATACATCACACCCCCAGACCCGGCGGCCCAACTTATCTCGAAATTCGAGGGGAATGACGCCCTTCATCTGTGTAACATACGATAGACAACGAGTCGCATCAATGACGCCGGGTGCGAGAATCGCTCCTGTAGGACATGCTTGCAAACATCGCGTGCACGTACCACACGGGAGACCGACCTTCGCGGGATGTGCGGTGATGGGGGGAATGGCGAGATCGACTAACATGGCGCCCAGAAACACGTAGGAGCCGTGCTTGTGGCTGTAAAACATCGCATTTTTGCCGATCCAGCCGAGGCCCGCACGCTCGGCAATGCGCCGATCGACGAGCGGTGAGGTGTCCACCGAGAGCTTCATCTCGATGTCCCGGCCCACTGCCTCCTCCATCCGACGATGCAGTGCCCGGAGCTTGTCCGCCAAAACGCGATGATAGTCGATTCCATAGGTGTAATGGGAAGTCAATCCGTAGGTGCGCCCACGTGGGTGAGAACGAGCGGTACGAGCACCCTCCTCGGTCAGGTAGGGCAGGGCGATGACGATGATCGACAGCGCTGTGTCCATCCACAAAAGCGGATTGATTCTCGCCTCGATGTCCTCCGCCTCAAATCCCGTGCGGCCGCGATTGGCGTACGATTCAAGCCACGGGATCAACTCCGGAAACGGCGAGGTATCTGTCACCGCGATATCATCGATGCCTTCGGCTCGCGCCATCTCTTGTAGCGCCAGTAAGTCAAACTCGCCACTCATCGGGGAATAGCTGCCCTCGCCAGTTCGTCACAGCGTTCATTCCAAGCGACGCCCGCGTGGCCCTTGACCTTCTTCAATTGCACCTGATGAGGTTCCATCGCCGCCAGCAACGCCTCCCACAGATCGCGATTCTGTACAGCATCACCCTTGCTGTTCCGCCATCCGTTCTTTTGCCAGTTGACATACCACTTTTGTTGAAAGCAATTCACCACGTAGGCAGAGTCGGAGTACACAACCACCTCGCACGGCTGCTTCAGAGCCTGTAGCGCGCCGATCACGGCCATAATCTCCATGCGCTGATTCGTCGTGTGCTCCTCGCCCCCAGACACTTCCCTGATGTGCTCCCCGTATTTCAAGACGGCCGCCCAACCACCCGGTCCGGGATTCTTTGAGCATGCTCCGTCGGTATAGACCACGACTTCCTTCGCTGCGTCACTCACGCCTTACAACCTCCTCGACGACAAGCACAATCACCGTGGAGCAGAGACAAATCGGTCCACGCCTTGCCGTTCGCTCCCAGCATATAATTGATGGGGCGAGTCGGTCAAACCCCAGCAACTGCCACCTCGGACATGCTCAGTTCAAGAGCTTCCATATCGTCGCACCGCTCGCTACTAGCGTCATGACCCCGAGAAGGGCTGCTGACGTAGCCGCCGCGAGGTGCTTTTGGCGGCCCATCCAGCGCGTAAATGACATCGTGTAGATAAAGATGATCAAAGGAATGATCATGGCCACAATAAATCTAAGCATGGCGAACCCTCCTCCTTCGTCTTCGCCTGTCACCAGGGCCGTCGTGCGGGCCCCGTAGACCACGAGCCAAGGTACCGATGAACAACACCGCGATCGGCAAGGCGAACACGATCAACCATCCCCAGCTCATCAAGTACCTCCCGTCCACGTTCACCACTTGCACCCAATTGTCGGCCCACATAGCAATGGACCAAGACAACAGCGACAGGATCGGGATCGCTGGGCGGTAGGTGGGCCAGCCAAACGCCTTGCCTAAGAGGTACGCCGAGCACCACAGTGTCACGGCCATTTTGACGGTGGCAGAGGTGACCCAGAGAAAGATGAAGACGCTCTCCATTCGCTGAAAGAAGGGTCCGAGGTAAATCAGGCGTGCCAATCGGTACAGCGCGAACGACACCTGTTCCGACTCCACCGCTGGAAACACCATGTGATACGTGACGATGAGAAACGTGAGCAACAACGTCGACACCGTGATGCTGACGGTGCCGATTTGGCGCATCTGCCTCGGATTGTGTGCGTGCTTGTAGATAATGGTCAGCAACAACACGTTGGAGAAAACTGCGCTGTAGCGACAGGATCCCATCAAAACGTGATTGACCCCCGTCCCCCAAATCGGCAACAGAAACGACATATGCCACCAATTCATCGTGGCCACGCACACGCCGACGAGCCCAATCAGGAGGACGGGCAGGAAGATATACGCCGTGCGGCAGATCCCCTCGAGCCCCGCGTACGCAATGTAGCCGACGGCCGCCATAAACACCGCCCCGACCAGCAAAATCGGTGTGGAGGGCAACACAGTGCTGATGACGTTCTCGGTGAATTCGCGAACCACCACCGCTGTGGTGCAAAGGAAGTAAGCTGCAAACACGATGGCGATGAGCGCTGCACCGACCCGCCCGAAGATCTCCTTGCTGACTTCGACGATGTCCAATTGGGGATAGAACTTGCGCAATACCCACTCCACCAGAAAAAAGAGGACAAGCGTCATCACCCCGGAGATGATCGGCTCCATCCACGCCGCCTCATAAGCAGATTGACTGACGTACTGCGGATACGTGAGAAACGCATTGGTCGCGACCACGATGATCAGCATCGCGGTTAACTGATTGGCCGTAATTTTCGCTGTCTCCTGCTGGTCTTTCACGATTTGTCACTCCCATTCTCACCGGAACCCTTGCGCCTGCCCGTGTCCGAACTCCATGGCCGGGTAATCGGTTGTTGTCTCCAACTGCGAAGAGGGTTCAAGAACACGGGGCGGCGGTTCATCGTATACACCGGTCCGCGCAACAACACGTCTTTGGAGCTTCCTTTGCTCGGCGCGATCGGCGCGAGAATGGGTACGCCAAACGACTTCTGCATCGACAGGCGCACCACGTAGACGCAGCCGAGAATGGCGATGCCATAGAAGCCTAATACAGCACCCGCCAAGAGGAAGATAAAGCGAGTGATGCGAATCGCCATGCTCAGTTCGTAATTCGGTATGGCGAATCCCGCCAACGCCGTGGTCGCCACGACGATCACCAACAATGGGCTGACGATGCCCGCCTGAACTGCCGCTTGTCCGATGATAAGTGCCCCAACAATGCCGATCGTGGGGCCGATGACAGAAGGAATTCGGATACCCGCCTCGCGGATCAATTCGATCGCGAACTCCATCAGTAGAATTTCCACGATGACGGGGAACGGAACCTGTTCGCGACTTCCCGCGATGGCGAGCATCAAGTCGGTCGGCAGCATCTCTGGGTGATAGTTCGTCACAGCGACGTACAATGACGGTAACAGCAACGCCACAAACAAGGCCACCCAGCGAAGACAGCGGATGAAGGTCCCGGCCTGAAAGCGCAGGTTAGCATCCTCCGAAGTGTGAACCATCGAATAGAGGACAACGGGTGCGATCAGGACATACGGGTTATTGCCGACGAAAATCGCGACGTACCCTTCTGCCAACGATGCAGCAACCCGATCCGGCCGCTCTGTCGACAGCACCTGTGGGATAAGCCTACTCGGCTGATCCTCGATGAACTGTTCTAACATTCCCGCGCTCGAGATGTAATCCACATCAACGGCCTCGATCCGCCGACGCACCTCGCGCACGAGTTTCGGATTCGTCATACCGTGCACGTACATGACTGCCACGTCGGTGGTGGCAAGGTTGCCGACGCTGAACATCTCGGTCACCAGGTGCTCGGAACGAAATCGGGCGCGCACCAACCCCGTGTTCGCCCGGAAGCTCTCCGTGAACGAGTCGTGAGCCCCTCGCACCACTGACTCCGTCTGCGGTGTTCCAACAGAACGGTGTTCCCAGCCTTTGGTCTCGACCGATAAAGCTCCGTTGCAGCCGTCAAGCAACACGGCGGTCGATCCCGACAACACAGTCTGGACCACCTGCGACCACTTTTCCAGCGTCACCGTCTGGTTGCTCGTAAGCAGGTTCTCCGCTATGTACTCCATGTTCCGGCGCGGTTCGTCGTGGATGAATTCGGTGAACAGCATCAAGCGCTCGAGAATGTCCCGATTGATGACGGTTTTGTCCGCCATCCCGTCGATGAATACCGCAAGGCCCCGCCACGGCTGATTAGTGTGTACACCGACGCTGAACTCGCGGACGACGACGTCCTTGTTCTGCGGCAGGTGGAAGAACCGTTCGAGTCGTTGCTTCATCTCGTCGATGGAAACGGGCAAAGCATCATCCTGACCAACGTGCGATTTTCGCACAGCCTCGTTATATTCGTCTGTCCCTTTGCGGATAAATTCCCGCATGGACACGGGGCGCCTTGTCTCTGTCTTGTTCTCATCCGTATCAAAATCGATGACTTCGGGGGTATGCTTATTGCCGTCGGCCTCATAACTCGTGTCCGACTCGTCGTCGATGAGCGTGAATTGCTGGTCCAGGACGGTGTCGTCCACTGTGACCAAGCGCTTTAACAAGGAAGTGAATCTGCTCTGCACGAGTGTTTCCTCCCGGTCCTAGAATCTCCATATATCCTGCGACACCGGTGCAGAGCTTATGCTTCCTTGAAATGAGACTGGCAAGGGAATTGTGAAGATGACGTAGATCAGCTCGCCGTTGTCCCCTGTGCGATTGCTGACGGGGACATCATGACCTGCAGAGTAAGCTGTTGAGTGGCGGACGAATAGTTTAGGATTCGGACGCCAAACGGCTGCTGCGGCCGCTCGGTGAAATTGAGTTGGATGGTGTGCTGATTCGCATCGAGGTTGATCCAATTCGGCCATTGAAGGTGTTTTAAGACCAGGAATAAAAGGCTGTCGGGAACAGGCACGTCACCCATCGACGCACTTTTCACCTGTAGATTCAGGTTGCCATTCTCGACGTCCGGTACGAATACCAGGTGAAATGGGACGACCTTATCGAGCAATTTCACGCCGAGATCGCAATTCCAGGTGGACGCGAACTGAATGTGCGCATAGCTCATAATTTTTTGCACATCCGCCTCCTGCGTGAGCTCATAGGCCAGGTAGCTGTTGATGGCATCCTGACCGATGACCACCTGTACCGCCGCGGTTTTACTGTCGTCCTGCGTGGACTGCATATTTTTCACCGATGAGGAACTCTGCGATGGAAAGGTGTCCAACACAATAAGTCCTCCGACGAAGACGAGGATGTTCAAAGACAACAAAATGATAAAGCCGCGCTTCCACCACATGTACTTGAACCTCCTCCTAGCGCCTGTCAAGGTCGTTCATCAGGACGTCTTGACGGCCCGACCGTCGCGTCCAGTCGTTTTGCGGAAGTACTGACAATGTTCCTGAAGCGGGCACGCGTCGCACTTGGGCTTTCGCGCGGCGCAAATCTGCCGCCCGTGGTGGATCAGCCAGTGATGCGCTTGGGACCACAGGGTTTTGGGGACACGTCGGCAAATTTGGCGCTCCGTGTCATCCGGCGACTCGCTCTTGGCGAGCCCGATCCGGTTGGACACCCTTAACACATGTGTATCCACCGCCAACGCAGGTATGCCAAATGCGTTGGACAAAACGACGTTCGCCGTCTTCCGCCCCACACCCGGCAATTTGACGAGCTTGTCCCGATCTGCAGGGACCTCTCCACCGTATTGTTCCATGAGTATCCGGCAGGTAGCCACTATGTTCTGAGCCTTTGACCGAAACAGGCCGACCTCGCGGATGTCTTCCTGGACTTCCTCCGCCGTCGCTGCGGCAAAATCTTCCGGCCCGCGATACTTTTGAAACAAGCGCTCTGTGACGATATTGACGCGCACGTCCGTACACTGCGCAGACAGCATGGTCGCGATCAGCAACTCAAACGGATTCGAGTGATTCAGAGCGCACTTGGCATCAGGATAGCGTTCAGAAAGCTTATCCATCACCTCTGCCGTTTCCTTTTTCGATAACAGGGCCACCGGACGCCACCTCCTCTACATTTGCTCTATGGTACCG
This window encodes:
- a CDS encoding phosphotransferase, which translates into the protein MTKRQKMPDWFEGIAAEFLKPPYFLQAQFEAKSNGSNTATAQATQDAPARSFEPRSGYGQREPSTDSLRHASGDGISNDDDTPATVRQSRPAVRQVRPPATRSGRTATASGTSYPVVPATVLERYPIDVNHREQLPDILRVVTDDEQRYAVKRTTISLPRVWFIHKMLRYAQKQGFTRYSKLLLTKKKSPGVVYDGNVYYATEWIDGQPANFASAEHVAQTAYALAQFHEATRGFTSEKFVPEDAFNLLELTQQRNRDLRQLLYRAEAKKDKDEFDQLFVSLKSALQDDAAESLQLLQQGECVAFLSHDKTNPGIGHLDVIPGNCLYAPDHNVHLIDFELSTFAPRVLDMGHLLRRSLQTNHWSGDIAYACFLHFDTVKSIPKVEYRLVEALLKFPYRAWRLAHTRYHFFKDPAQVDDLLAYADQEARRQSFLKSFTDQVRSLSTGDD
- a CDS encoding isocitrate/isopropylmalate family dehydrogenase, encoding MSKPTIVVMEGDQTGQELLEQALRVLSPDVTGYDVAFQRFDLSLENRRKTNNQVVYEAAAAMRESGLGLKAATITPETKGDVGSPNAILRKEINGTVIVRTGRRIPGIAPPVGVYSPISVVRMAVDDAYGAKEWREETEDGEYAFRTEKISRAVCKGVAKYAFQHAKRLNAKVFGGPKFTVSPIYEGMFKEELDAAAKQYSDVEYDPQLIDATYALLLVKAGEPLVIPALNRDGDCLSDLVLQMFGSIAGSESMLLALDDDFRPNVIMAEAPHGTAPSLFGKNIANPMAMILAGAALLGYQDDKHAQSVSRAIYESTLEAIMEGTRTSDLGGSSTTTEFTDEVIRRIRTKLEVWSTFGDGM
- a CDS encoding methylated-DNA--[protein]-cysteine S-methyltransferase, producing MNAIERSIFKMAVAEACGRTIDTPFGPFSIIACEKGLMYASWGTLHPFEALLDKLKAGERTRAFADQAEAELHAYFYRGEVQFQVPLVYHGTPFQEAVWAGLRSIPYGQTWSYRELALQIGNPLAVRAVGQANRANRIAVVIPCHRVIGANGALVGYAGSETDLKASLLRHEQSVVACRQTSDLVRE
- a CDS encoding spore germination protein, with the protein product MQSRFTSLLKRLVTVDDTVLDQQFTLIDDESDTSYEADGNKHTPEVIDFDTDENKTETRRPVSMREFIRKGTDEYNEAVRKSHVGQDDALPVSIDEMKQRLERFFHLPQNKDVVVREFSVGVHTNQPWRGLAVFIDGMADKTVINRDILERLMLFTEFIHDEPRRNMEYIAENLLTSNQTVTLEKWSQVVQTVLSGSTAVLLDGCNGALSVETKGWEHRSVGTPQTESVVRGAHDSFTESFRANTGLVRARFRSEHLVTEMFSVGNLATTDVAVMYVHGMTNPKLVREVRRRIEAVDVDYISSAGMLEQFIEDQPSRLIPQVLSTERPDRVAASLAEGYVAIFVGNNPYVLIAPVVLYSMVHTSEDANLRFQAGTFIRCLRWVALFVALLLPSLYVAVTNYHPEMLPTDLMLAIAGSREQVPFPVIVEILLMEFAIELIREAGIRIPSVIGPTIGIVGALIIGQAAVQAGIVSPLLVIVVATTALAGFAIPNYELSMAIRITRFIFLLAGAVLGFYGIAILGCVYVVRLSMQKSFGVPILAPIAPSKGSSKDVLLRGPVYTMNRRPVFLNPLRSWRQQPITRPWSSDTGRRKGSGENGSDKS
- the queG gene encoding tRNA epoxyqueuosine(34) reductase QueG is translated as MSGEFDLLALQEMARAEGIDDIAVTDTSPFPELIPWLESYANRGRTGFEAEDIEARINPLLWMDTALSIIVIALPYLTEEGARTARSHPRGRTYGLTSHYTYGIDYHRVLADKLRALHRRMEEAVGRDIEMKLSVDTSPLVDRRIAERAGLGWIGKNAMFYSHKHGSYVFLGAMLVDLAIPPITAHPAKVGLPCGTCTRCLQACPTGAILAPGVIDATRCLSYVTQMKGVIPLEFRDKLGRRVWGCDVCQSTCPFNRDVEPSRVDAFGPSDELAYPDLVELLHMSNRQFMRKFGHTAMAWRGLRTLQRNALIALGNTGVRGAVPELVPFLTSERTELRASAAWALGKLGGPEALRALFTAFEVEGDDAVREELRNALEACNERD
- a CDS encoding IclR family transcriptional regulator, whose protein sequence is MADNITTSTTVRSVERALDILLCFAKSPRELSLSEIAREVGLHKSTAHRLLLSLQTKGFVRKQPGSDKYILGWSVLELLGNVYLSDELTTLALPEMTNLRDVTGETVSLYIRSGIERIRVQAVESNEPIRNVVAIGKKYPLYIGASGKVLLAFADEALVEEVFLREQIPLDFAREDLLRQLDKIRIDGYAVSIQERDNGAAAIAAPVFGRNHECIAALSISGPVSRFTVDKMNQFVDALCTSAAWLAKRLSH
- the rnhA gene encoding ribonuclease HI, with product MSDAAKEVVVYTDGACSKNPGPGGWAAVLKYGEHIREVSGGEEHTTNQRMEIMAVIGALQALKQPCEVVVYSDSAYVVNCFQQKWYVNWQKNGWRNSKGDAVQNRDLWEALLAAMEPHQVQLKKVKGHAGVAWNERCDELARAAIPR
- the nth gene encoding endonuclease III, which codes for MALLSKKETAEVMDKLSERYPDAKCALNHSNPFELLIATMLSAQCTDVRVNIVTERLFQKYRGPEDFAAATAEEVQEDIREVGLFRSKAQNIVATCRILMEQYGGEVPADRDKLVKLPGVGRKTANVVLSNAFGIPALAVDTHVLRVSNRIGLAKSESPDDTERQICRRVPKTLWSQAHHWLIHHGRQICAARKPKCDACPLQEHCQYFRKTTGRDGRAVKTS
- a CDS encoding endospore germination permease — encoded protein: MKDQQETAKITANQLTAMLIIVVATNAFLTYPQYVSQSAYEAAWMEPIISGVMTLVLFFLVEWVLRKFYPQLDIVEVSKEIFGRVGAALIAIVFAAYFLCTTAVVVREFTENVISTVLPSTPILLVGAVFMAAVGYIAYAGLEGICRTAYIFLPVLLIGLVGVCVATMNWWHMSFLLPIWGTGVNHVLMGSCRYSAVFSNVLLLTIIYKHAHNPRQMRQIGTVSITVSTLLLTFLIVTYHMVFPAVESEQVSFALYRLARLIYLGPFFQRMESVFIFLWVTSATVKMAVTLWCSAYLLGKAFGWPTYRPAIPILSLLSWSIAMWADNWVQVVNVDGRYLMSWGWLIVFALPIAVLFIGTLARGLRGPHDGPGDRRRRRRRVRHA
- a CDS encoding DUF2140 family protein, giving the protein MWWKRGFIILLSLNILVFVGGLIVLDTFPSQSSSSVKNMQSTQDDSKTAAVQVVIGQDAINSYLAYELTQEADVQKIMSYAHIQFASTWNCDLGVKLLDKVVPFHLVFVPDVENGNLNLQVKSASMGDVPVPDSLLFLVLKHLQWPNWINLDANQHTIQLNFTERPQQPFGVRILNYSSATQQLTLQVMMSPSAIAQGTTAS